One genomic segment of Synechocystis sp. LKSZ1 includes these proteins:
- a CDS encoding DUF2752 domain-containing protein encodes MASCLTRLQQQQYLFQAGLGAIPLLGSVLGAYTPYSSPLFCPFKALTGIPCPSCGLTRSFTALALGDLPSALSYHLFGPFLWLTCGLLLVQSLWSLFSQKPLVFRWVPWHWPATVQLGGAFTVLIYHLLRLRPLLISGELGQQFSQSPLGSLF; translated from the coding sequence ATGGCTTCTTGTTTAACCCGTCTCCAACAGCAACAATATCTCTTTCAGGCCGGCCTGGGGGCCATTCCTCTCCTGGGTTCCGTTTTGGGTGCTTATACCCCCTACTCCTCACCCCTTTTTTGTCCCTTCAAGGCCCTGACCGGCATTCCCTGTCCTAGCTGTGGTCTGACTCGCTCCTTTACGGCCTTGGCCCTGGGGGATCTACCCAGCGCCCTGAGTTATCATCTCTTTGGCCCATTCCTCTGGCTGACCTGTGGCCTGCTTCTAGTGCAATCTCTCTGGAGTTTATTCAGCCAAAAGCCGCTGGTTTTTCGGTGGGTCCCATGGCATTGGCCGGCGACCGTTCAGCTAGGCGGGGCCTTTACTGTTTTGATTTACCACCTTCTGCGTTTACGGCCCTTGCTCATCAGTGGGGAACTGGGCCAACAGTTTAGCCAATCTCCCCTCGGCTCACTTTTTTGA
- a CDS encoding TM2 domain-containing protein, with protein sequence MTSNPPKSQIVAALLCFFLGGFGVHRFYLGYVTIGVIQLVTLGGCGIWAIIDFILILVGSLKDKDGRDLV encoded by the coding sequence ATGACCAGTAATCCTCCCAAATCCCAAATCGTTGCGGCCCTGCTTTGCTTTTTCCTTGGTGGCTTCGGTGTTCATCGTTTTTACCTCGGCTACGTCACCATTGGCGTGATCCAACTCGTTACCCTCGGCGGTTGCGGCATCTGGGCCATTATCGACTTCATTTTGATTCTAGTGGGTTCCCTCAAGGATAAAGACGGCCGCGACTTGGTTTAA
- a CDS encoding GNAT family N-acetyltransferase: MKIRRFQPGDEGQIAQLFHDTIHTVNRRDYTPRQLAAWAPADLNFRDWLTVCASRFTLVADDGGRIAGFGELEANGHIDCFYCHRDYQGQGVGRQLYQGLENQARTASLQRLFVEASITARPFFERMGFVTLVAQSVACRGEIFLNYAMEKWLSFNPNAF; this comes from the coding sequence ATGAAAATTCGTCGTTTCCAACCCGGCGATGAAGGACAAATTGCCCAGCTATTCCACGACACTATCCATACCGTCAATCGTCGGGACTATACCCCCCGCCAGTTGGCGGCCTGGGCCCCAGCCGATCTCAACTTTCGGGATTGGTTAACGGTCTGTGCCAGTCGGTTTACCCTTGTTGCCGACGATGGGGGCCGAATTGCCGGTTTTGGGGAACTAGAGGCCAATGGCCATATCGACTGTTTCTATTGTCACCGTGACTATCAAGGGCAAGGAGTAGGTCGTCAATTGTATCAAGGCCTGGAAAATCAGGCCCGCACAGCATCCCTCCAGCGCCTATTTGTAGAGGCCAGTATTACCGCTCGACCTTTCTTTGAACGCATGGGCTTTGTTACCCTAGTGGCTCAATCGGTAGCCTGTCGCGGGGAAATCTTCCTCAACTACGCCATGGAAAAATGGCTATCGTTCAACCCCAACGCATTCTAG
- the purL gene encoding phosphoribosylformylglycinamidine synthase subunit PurL: MTAPFSPAEIAAEGLKPQEYEEIVQRLGRHPNKAELGMFGVMWSEHCCYKNSRPLLKNFPTTGERILVGPGENAGVVDLGQGLQLAFKIESHNHPSAIEPFQGAATGVGGILRDIFTMGARPIALLNSLRFGPLEDPRNRRIFMGVVDGISHYGNCIGVPTVGGEIYFDPAYAGNPLVNAMALGLMETETIVKSGAAGIGNPVLYVGSTTGRDGMGGASFASAELTEQSMDDRPAVQVGDPFLEKSLVEACLEAFKTGAVVAAQDMGAAGITCSTSEMAAKGGVGIELDLDKIPVRETGMVPYEYLLSESQERMLFVAHRGREQELIDIFQRWGLQAVVAGTVIEEPIVRILFHGEIAAEIPATALADNTPIYHRELLKEAPAYAQQAWQWTAAQLPSAQTQGIEAQGQFLSWNEVLTRLLNTPSLASKRWVYRQYDHQVQNNTVLLPGGADAAVIRVRPVDADPVNCTTGVAATTDCNPRYVYLNPYEGAKYAVAEAARNLSCVGAEPLAVTDNLNFGSPENPVGYWQLAKACEGIAEACRELNTPVTGGNVSLYNETLDAEGKPQAIYPTPVIGMVGLIADLGRVVGQGWRETGDLIYLLGSNDHNTLGGSEYLATIHHTVAGQPPQVDLALEKQVQGACRYGIAQGWLRSAHDCAEGGLALALAEACIGGQKGAHIVLDASSQRLDESLFGESASRIVVSVDPVHKDDWQAYLQDQGSLPWQQLGQVTDASERLVILGNDQTPLIDLDLGEAMALWEAAIPRRLGL, encoded by the coding sequence ATGACCGCTCCCTTCTCTCCCGCCGAAATTGCCGCTGAAGGCCTCAAACCCCAAGAATACGAAGAGATTGTTCAGCGGCTGGGCCGTCACCCCAACAAAGCAGAGTTAGGCATGTTTGGGGTCATGTGGTCAGAACATTGTTGCTATAAAAATTCCCGTCCGTTACTCAAGAATTTTCCGACAACAGGGGAACGGATCCTCGTTGGGCCGGGGGAAAACGCGGGGGTAGTTGATCTCGGCCAGGGCCTGCAACTAGCGTTTAAGATCGAATCCCATAACCATCCCTCGGCCATTGAACCCTTCCAGGGGGCCGCTACGGGGGTCGGGGGTATTCTGCGCGATATTTTTACCATGGGGGCCCGGCCCATTGCTCTTCTCAATTCCCTACGCTTTGGCCCCCTCGAAGATCCTCGCAATCGCCGTATTTTTATGGGGGTGGTAGATGGTATTTCCCACTACGGCAATTGTATTGGGGTGCCGACGGTAGGGGGTGAAATCTATTTTGATCCGGCCTATGCCGGTAATCCCCTGGTGAACGCCATGGCCCTGGGCTTGATGGAAACGGAAACCATTGTAAAATCCGGGGCGGCGGGGATTGGTAATCCCGTCTTGTATGTGGGATCAACCACGGGCCGGGATGGTATGGGCGGGGCCAGTTTTGCCAGCGCCGAACTGACGGAACAGTCGATGGATGACCGGCCTGCCGTGCAGGTGGGAGACCCTTTTCTGGAAAAATCCCTGGTGGAGGCCTGTTTAGAAGCCTTTAAAACTGGCGCGGTGGTGGCGGCTCAGGATATGGGGGCTGCGGGCATTACCTGCTCCACCTCGGAAATGGCGGCTAAAGGAGGCGTGGGCATTGAACTAGACCTGGATAAAATTCCGGTAAGGGAAACGGGCATGGTTCCCTACGAATATCTACTGTCGGAATCCCAGGAGCGGATGCTGTTTGTGGCCCACCGGGGCCGGGAACAGGAACTGATTGATATTTTCCAGCGTTGGGGCCTACAGGCAGTGGTGGCGGGCACGGTGATTGAAGAACCGATTGTGCGCATCCTCTTTCACGGCGAGATTGCCGCCGAAATTCCAGCAACGGCCCTGGCGGATAATACGCCGATTTATCATCGAGAATTGCTCAAAGAAGCACCGGCCTACGCTCAACAGGCCTGGCAGTGGACAGCGGCCCAACTCCCCTCTGCCCAGACCCAAGGCATTGAGGCCCAGGGCCAGTTTCTAAGCTGGAATGAAGTCTTAACGCGATTATTGAATACCCCTAGCTTGGCCTCGAAACGCTGGGTCTATCGCCAGTATGACCACCAGGTACAAAATAATACGGTTTTGTTACCGGGGGGAGCCGATGCAGCCGTGATTCGAGTCCGGCCTGTGGATGCGGATCCAGTAAATTGTACGACTGGTGTCGCCGCCACTACGGACTGCAATCCCCGCTATGTTTACCTCAATCCCTACGAAGGGGCCAAATACGCCGTGGCGGAAGCGGCCCGCAATTTAAGCTGTGTCGGAGCCGAACCCCTGGCTGTGACGGATAACCTCAATTTCGGTAGCCCCGAAAATCCCGTGGGTTATTGGCAATTAGCCAAGGCCTGTGAGGGCATCGCCGAAGCCTGTCGAGAACTGAACACCCCGGTCACCGGCGGTAATGTTTCTCTCTACAACGAAACCTTGGATGCCGAGGGCAAACCCCAGGCCATCTACCCCACTCCAGTCATTGGGATGGTGGGCCTAATTGCAGACCTGGGTCGAGTTGTGGGCCAGGGCTGGCGGGAAACCGGCGATCTGATTTATCTACTGGGAAGTAATGACCATAACACTCTGGGGGGCTCGGAGTACTTAGCCACGATTCATCACACCGTTGCCGGCCAACCACCCCAAGTTGATCTGGCCCTGGAAAAGCAAGTGCAAGGGGCCTGCCGTTACGGCATCGCTCAAGGTTGGCTCCGCTCTGCCCATGATTGCGCTGAAGGGGGCCTGGCCCTGGCCCTGGCGGAAGCGTGTATTGGTGGTCAAAAAGGAGCCCATATTGTCCTCGACGCGAGTTCCCAACGCCTAGATGAATCCCTCTTTGGGGAGTCCGCCAGCCGCATTGTTGTCTCCGTTGATCCGGTCCACAAAGACGATTGGCAGGCCTATTTGCAAGATCAGGGTTCCTTGCCGTGGCAACAGCTGGGCCAGGTGACTGATGCTAGCGAGCGGTTAGTGATTCTAGGCAATGACCAAACTCCCCTAATTGACTTAGATTTGGGGGAAGCTATGGCCCTCTGGGAAGCGGCCATTCCCAGACGCTTAGGCCTGTAG
- a CDS encoding zinc-dependent metalloprotease family protein — translation MPLSFPWPQNLLELHPGLNLDTVAVDQVATTPEIYTYLDNPEWRRDSNLAQPIKLSQMIEPSATSNVTFPITNFEAIPRHLFSLSTFSLLTGQMTPPPTQWISLLQGDGRLGEVSKLDEEQALLHPQDQLDDPYCATLLDQQTITPLATSLNAVFLPLEQTFQLHSNPSANHTIYLDFTGYTTQNTAWNNYFNNPVLISPAYDTDGNPAAFSELELAQIQRIWLRVAEDFSPFNVNVTTDEPVLGDLVKDDAADNRWGIRVVITKDTEQSGAGGLAYINSFNWNSDTPVWIYNSSEIGIAAAISHEVGHSLGLSHDGTTTTSYYAGHGSGETGWGPIMGSGYYQNVTTWDNGTYFNTNNGDSTANYGKGPDDLAIITSYNGLGYRPDDHGDLFTTATTLSVEPLGPDVLAVSQFGYIERSTDQDYFVFSTGSGLLNLNFNSYYANVWIDDGTGHYTQQFVPTPFDGDGSSNDQGSNLDIQAKLFDANQTLLATSNPDGLSASFKDIFLTAGQYFIQVDGVGWGDPNGAEPSGYSDYGSLGQYYISGTIMAPSPVTSIVVTPTTGLVTTETGQANHFTVVLSHAPTSDVVIPVTSSNPLEGQVNAQNLVFTPANWNLPQTLTVQGVDDPLDDDDCSYAIQLGPVASADPQYQGLDPSDVQVTNQDNEERILRQTELFADSFETVGGSNQWQNDNQQAWVTSTQRAYQGQVSMEVDGRANNATLTLANSIDLTGYDHVQLSFAWLIERNWDLGEYMALDLFDGETWTEAARISGDLDPENVWQDVNLFVSPRANFNLRFRSTVSDLTEDGNIDEIRIVGSRSALISTDLAGNEISLTALTELGAYGLGDSEPMVSPSVI, via the coding sequence ATGCCTCTATCTTTCCCATGGCCTCAAAACTTACTGGAACTTCATCCTGGTCTAAATTTAGATACTGTTGCGGTAGACCAAGTTGCAACCACACCAGAGATTTATACTTATTTAGATAACCCTGAATGGAGACGAGACAGCAATCTCGCTCAACCGATAAAGCTGAGTCAGATGATCGAGCCATCTGCAACATCTAACGTAACGTTTCCCATTACAAACTTTGAAGCAATACCTCGCCATCTGTTTTCCCTTAGCACCTTCAGTCTGCTGACAGGCCAGATGACGCCCCCTCCAACGCAATGGATATCTTTGCTACAGGGTGACGGTCGACTTGGAGAGGTTTCAAAACTAGATGAAGAGCAGGCTTTACTTCATCCTCAAGACCAATTGGACGATCCTTACTGTGCCACCCTGCTAGACCAACAAACCATTACACCGCTTGCGACGTCTCTTAATGCGGTCTTTCTACCGCTTGAACAGACTTTCCAACTCCATAGCAATCCGAGTGCTAATCACACCATCTATCTCGACTTTACGGGCTATACCACCCAAAATACCGCCTGGAATAATTATTTCAATAACCCTGTTCTTATTTCGCCAGCCTACGATACCGACGGTAATCCTGCTGCATTTAGCGAGCTAGAGCTGGCTCAGATTCAGCGGATCTGGTTACGAGTCGCTGAAGATTTTTCACCCTTTAACGTCAATGTCACAACAGATGAACCCGTCCTTGGGGATCTGGTAAAAGACGATGCGGCCGATAATCGTTGGGGAATTCGTGTCGTCATTACCAAGGATACAGAACAATCTGGTGCTGGGGGATTAGCTTACATCAATAGTTTTAATTGGAACAGTGATACGCCAGTCTGGATTTACAATTCATCAGAAATTGGAATTGCCGCCGCCATTAGCCATGAAGTCGGCCATAGCTTGGGGCTTTCCCACGATGGAACGACGACAACCAGTTACTACGCTGGCCACGGCAGTGGAGAAACCGGTTGGGGGCCAATTATGGGCTCAGGCTACTACCAAAACGTGACGACCTGGGATAATGGCACCTACTTTAATACCAATAATGGAGATTCTACTGCCAACTACGGCAAGGGCCCGGACGACTTGGCGATTATTACCAGCTACAACGGCTTGGGCTACCGGCCCGATGACCACGGTGATTTGTTTACAACCGCAACGACCCTCAGCGTTGAACCACTAGGCCCTGATGTTCTCGCCGTCAGCCAATTTGGTTATATTGAACGCTCAACGGATCAAGACTATTTTGTCTTTTCCACAGGGTCTGGCCTGCTGAACCTGAACTTTAATTCGTACTATGCTAACGTCTGGATAGACGATGGAACGGGCCATTACACCCAGCAATTTGTTCCCACTCCTTTTGATGGTGATGGTAGTAGCAATGATCAGGGGAGTAACCTGGATATTCAGGCCAAACTCTTCGATGCGAATCAAACGCTCCTCGCCACGAGTAATCCTGATGGCTTGAGTGCCAGCTTTAAGGATATTTTTCTCACTGCGGGTCAATACTTTATCCAAGTGGATGGTGTGGGCTGGGGGGATCCGAACGGAGCAGAACCCAGCGGTTACTCCGATTACGGTAGCCTCGGTCAGTACTATATTTCCGGGACAATTATGGCCCCTTCTCCCGTTACCAGCATTGTGGTGACACCAACGACCGGTCTAGTCACAACGGAAACGGGTCAAGCTAATCATTTTACTGTTGTTCTGAGCCACGCACCGACCAGCGATGTTGTGATCCCGGTGACGAGCAGTAACCCTCTAGAGGGCCAAGTAAACGCCCAAAATTTAGTCTTCACGCCGGCGAATTGGAATCTGCCCCAAACCCTCACAGTACAGGGCGTAGACGATCCGTTGGATGATGATGATTGTAGCTACGCTATTCAGTTAGGCCCCGTTGCCTCCGCCGATCCGCAATACCAAGGCCTAGATCCCAGCGATGTTCAGGTCACCAACCAAGATAATGAAGAACGGATTTTACGCCAGACAGAGTTGTTTGCCGATAGTTTTGAAACCGTCGGTGGAAGCAATCAATGGCAGAACGATAATCAGCAGGCCTGGGTGACGTCAACCCAACGGGCCTACCAGGGCCAAGTTTCGATGGAGGTAGATGGCCGGGCTAATAATGCCACCCTCACCTTAGCCAACAGTATTGATTTAACGGGCTACGACCACGTCCAACTCAGTTTTGCCTGGCTGATCGAACGTAATTGGGATTTGGGAGAATACATGGCCCTGGATCTGTTTGATGGCGAGACTTGGACAGAGGCGGCCCGCATCAGTGGCGATCTCGATCCAGAAAATGTCTGGCAAGACGTTAATCTATTTGTTTCTCCAAGGGCCAACTTTAATTTGCGCTTCCGCTCGACGGTGAGCGATCTGACGGAAGATGGGAACATTGACGAAATTCGGATTGTGGGCAGTCGCTCGGCCTTGATCTCCACGGATTTAGCAGGTAACGAAATATCCCTGACGGCTTTGACGGAGTTAGGGGCCTATGGCCTGGGAGACTCCGAGCCGATGGTATCTCCTAGTGTTATCTAG
- a CDS encoding GAF domain-containing sensor histidine kinase, with product MVSINYCGPEVPMLESLTAASPSSPRMFSAPSLLTSEVRQSRQLEHDLIQLLNQKSPGPELLLQIAESLGQALGAEICLLILGTVGTSARLVCWTPQDCSQQFLPPVWGQSAWVQAILRSMEPVFFLSQGPDASALAEDGWDLPLHSGLGLAITFQGDCNGMIILGSSQIRDWSLADAHLLEELKDCLGLIYHVLQSQGARTTSLPRSLASEDNAIVKRWYEATRQQLEQQRQWNEQLIHNIVTIMSDQTRNPLATIRVGLEILRQGTTKPAALSKRLDIIEQAWRKLNEINEKILQLRALKNQPLGHPLQPLALIPWLTDLVQTTEQAWRATSSKNLALTTDLPAVEGQCLVDRDHLQRIFEELLTNAEKFAPPHSPVHLTAAWVERQGQKYWKIQCINQSHCLTSKNLRYLFDPFYREQWVIDNAIPGLGLGLSIVKTLVEQLNGTIEVACEPTTTPELCAVTFSLMIPQDNAVS from the coding sequence ATGGTAAGCATTAATTATTGTGGCCCCGAAGTCCCCATGCTTGAATCCCTGACAGCGGCCTCCCCTTCTTCCCCTCGAATGTTCTCTGCTCCCTCTCTTCTAACATCTGAGGTACGACAGTCTCGCCAACTAGAGCATGACCTCATCCAGTTACTGAACCAAAAATCCCCTGGCCCTGAACTCCTCCTCCAGATCGCCGAAAGTCTGGGCCAAGCGTTGGGGGCCGAGATTTGTCTATTGATTCTTGGCACCGTTGGTACTTCAGCCCGCTTAGTCTGCTGGACGCCTCAGGATTGTTCCCAACAGTTTTTGCCGCCGGTCTGGGGCCAGTCGGCTTGGGTGCAGGCGATTCTTCGCAGCATGGAGCCCGTGTTTTTTCTGTCTCAAGGCCCTGACGCTTCCGCTCTGGCCGAGGACGGTTGGGATCTACCTCTCCACTCTGGCCTGGGGCTGGCGATAACTTTTCAGGGGGATTGTAACGGCATGATTATCTTGGGTTCGTCCCAAATCCGAGACTGGAGTCTCGCGGATGCCCATTTGTTAGAGGAACTCAAGGATTGTCTGGGCCTGATTTACCACGTCCTACAAAGTCAAGGGGCCAGAACGACTTCCCTGCCCCGCTCCTTGGCAAGTGAAGATAATGCCATCGTTAAGCGCTGGTACGAAGCGACCCGTCAACAACTAGAGCAACAACGCCAATGGAACGAACAATTAATCCATAACATTGTCACTATCATGAGTGACCAAACCCGCAATCCCCTGGCCACTATCCGGGTGGGCCTGGAAATTCTGCGGCAAGGGACGACTAAGCCTGCGGCCCTCAGCAAACGTCTCGATATTATCGAGCAGGCCTGGCGTAAGCTCAATGAAATCAACGAAAAAATTCTGCAATTGCGGGCCTTAAAAAATCAACCTCTGGGCCATCCCCTCCAACCCTTGGCCCTGATACCCTGGTTGACGGATTTAGTCCAGACCACAGAACAGGCCTGGCGGGCAACCTCCAGCAAAAACCTGGCCCTGACTACTGATCTTCCTGCTGTGGAGGGGCAATGCTTGGTCGATCGTGACCACCTCCAACGAATTTTTGAGGAACTCCTCACCAATGCCGAAAAATTTGCGCCGCCCCATAGCCCAGTGCACCTAACGGCAGCCTGGGTAGAGCGTCAAGGTCAAAAATACTGGAAAATTCAGTGTATTAACCAGAGCCATTGCCTTACCTCCAAAAATTTAAGGTATTTATTTGACCCTTTCTATCGAGAGCAATGGGTGATTGATAATGCCATTCCTGGCCTGGGCCTGGGCTTAAGCATTGTTAAAACGTTAGTGGAGCAACTCAATGGTACGATAGAAGTCGCCTGTGAGCCGACGACCACTCCGGAGCTTTGTGCCGTTACCTTTTCGTTGATGATTCCCCAAGATAATGCGGTCAGCTAA
- a CDS encoding AarF/ABC1/UbiB kinase family protein gives MLSQPTAGRLFPAPKYRLMLNASLTPAWHRQLEIFSVLSAFLILELWDSLRGQRFRRRSQRAQWLVERLLELGPTFIKIGQSLSTRADLIPADYIQALSQLQDRVPPFDSAIAMALIEQELGQSIEALFQSFAPIPLASASLGQVHRAILPTGEDVVVKVQRPGLEECLNLDFEVLHHCFRWGKRWLPGFKRLAKKYEFEAIYHEFFTLLFQEIDYIHEGKNAERFRQNFQDEPQVKIPNVYWQYTTHRVLTLEYLPGIKVDDREALLKAGISLDCVIETGICAYLKQLLIDGFFQSDPHPGNMAVNGQGELIFYDFGTMAEVKIVAKDQMIQTFFAILRKDANKILETLIYMGLIEPVQDMAPVKRIINFLLDNFRDKPVDIKAFEQVSDEVYAMFQQQPFRLPPQMTFILKSLATLDGLARALDPQYNLIAASQPFIQRVAGTTPAPSLLAMVLKQVQTFLAAKFQGSPRMPRLIQDLEEKIERGELQFRTRSPEGDRLLKRIHLALKSLIYACLTGFTLLSAAVLLPTMYHQLALVGFGLAGLFSLFLLRSLIQLAIQERLDRWGPS, from the coding sequence ATGCTAAGCCAGCCGACGGCTGGTCGGTTGTTCCCAGCACCGAAGTATCGCTTGATGCTAAACGCCTCGTTGACACCGGCTTGGCATCGGCAATTAGAAATTTTCAGCGTGTTGTCCGCTTTCCTTATCCTGGAACTCTGGGATAGCCTACGGGGCCAGCGTTTTCGCCGCCGCTCTCAACGGGCCCAGTGGCTGGTGGAACGCCTCTTGGAACTAGGTCCTACCTTTATCAAAATTGGCCAATCTTTATCCACTCGGGCTGACCTGATTCCTGCGGACTATATCCAGGCCTTGAGTCAACTACAGGATCGAGTGCCGCCCTTTGATTCTGCGATAGCGATGGCCCTGATCGAACAGGAACTGGGCCAATCCATTGAAGCTTTATTCCAATCCTTTGCGCCGATTCCCTTAGCCTCCGCCAGTCTAGGCCAGGTACACCGGGCCATTCTGCCAACGGGGGAAGACGTGGTGGTTAAGGTACAACGCCCTGGCCTAGAGGAGTGCCTCAATTTAGATTTTGAGGTTTTACACCACTGCTTTCGCTGGGGAAAGCGTTGGTTACCAGGCTTTAAACGGTTGGCCAAAAAATACGAATTTGAGGCCATTTATCACGAATTTTTTACGCTTTTATTTCAGGAAATTGACTATATCCATGAAGGCAAGAATGCCGAGCGTTTTCGCCAAAATTTCCAGGACGAACCCCAAGTTAAAATCCCCAATGTGTACTGGCAATATACAACCCACCGCGTTCTGACGCTAGAGTATCTACCGGGTATTAAAGTCGATGACCGCGAGGCCCTGCTAAAGGCGGGAATTAGTCTCGACTGTGTCATTGAAACGGGCATCTGTGCCTACCTTAAGCAATTGCTGATCGATGGTTTTTTTCAGTCCGATCCCCACCCCGGTAATATGGCCGTGAACGGGCAGGGCGAACTGATCTTTTATGACTTTGGCACCATGGCGGAGGTTAAAATCGTCGCCAAAGATCAAATGATTCAAACCTTTTTTGCCATTCTCCGCAAAGATGCCAACAAAATCCTAGAAACCCTTATTTATATGGGCCTGATTGAACCCGTGCAGGACATGGCCCCCGTTAAGCGCATTATTAACTTCCTTCTGGATAATTTTCGAGATAAACCGGTGGATATCAAGGCCTTTGAACAGGTGAGTGATGAAGTCTATGCCATGTTTCAACAACAACCTTTTCGTCTGCCTCCCCAGATGACTTTTATTTTAAAATCCCTCGCTACTCTAGATGGCCTGGCCCGGGCCCTCGACCCCCAGTATAATTTGATCGCCGCTAGTCAACCCTTCATTCAACGGGTGGCGGGAACCACCCCAGCGCCCTCTCTTCTAGCCATGGTATTGAAGCAAGTTCAAACTTTTCTCGCAGCGAAATTTCAGGGCTCCCCTCGCATGCCTCGCTTGATTCAAGACCTGGAGGAAAAAATTGAGCGGGGCGAATTACAATTTCGGACCCGTTCTCCAGAGGGCGACCGCCTACTCAAGCGCATCCACCTGGCCCTGAAAAGCCTGATCTATGCCTGTCTCACGGGTTTTACGCTTCTTTCTGCGGCTGTTCTTTTGCCAACCATGTATCACCAACTGGCCCTGGTGGGCTTTGGCCTCGCGGGCCTATTTAGTTTATTCCTACTCCGCTCCTTAATTCAATTAGCGATTCAGGAGCGCCTCGACCGTTGGGGGCCGTCCTAG
- the ald gene encoding alanine dehydrogenase has product MEIGVPKEIKDQEFRVGLTPSSVRTLVEQGHGVFVESQAGQGSGFADVEYIQAGATIVSTARAAWERELVVKVKEPLPMEYPLLTLPKWLFTYLHLAADRPLTEALLQSGLTALAYETVELADGRLPLLGPMSQIAGRLAVQFGARYLEKQQGGRGVLLGGIPGVAPGRVLILGGGVVGTEAAKMALGLGAQVTILDINVDRLNQLEALFGSRVQLLYSNRSHLDHLLPQTDLLIGAVLVLGKRAPILVSRAQVKTMRPGSVIIDVAVDQGGCIETLKVTSHSQPSYLEEGVVHVGIPNMPGAVPWTATQALNNSTLPYVLQLAQQALERLPSDSPLVKGVNVQAHRLVHSAVQSVFPDLV; this is encoded by the coding sequence ATGGAAATTGGCGTCCCCAAGGAAATTAAAGACCAGGAATTTCGCGTTGGTCTAACCCCCAGTAGTGTGAGAACCCTTGTTGAACAGGGCCATGGGGTCTTTGTGGAAAGTCAAGCAGGGCAAGGCTCTGGCTTTGCCGATGTCGAATATATCCAGGCCGGAGCCACCATCGTTAGTACGGCCCGAGCCGCCTGGGAACGGGAACTCGTGGTGAAGGTTAAAGAACCCCTGCCGATGGAATATCCCTTGTTAACTCTGCCCAAATGGTTATTTACCTACCTCCACCTAGCTGCTGACCGGCCTCTCACCGAGGCCTTACTCCAGTCTGGTCTGACAGCCCTGGCTTACGAAACCGTCGAATTAGCCGATGGTCGTCTGCCCTTGCTGGGCCCCATGAGCCAGATTGCTGGTCGATTGGCCGTTCAGTTTGGGGCCCGCTATCTGGAAAAACAACAGGGGGGCCGGGGGGTCTTACTGGGAGGGATTCCTGGAGTGGCACCGGGCCGGGTCTTAATTTTAGGCGGTGGAGTCGTCGGCACTGAGGCCGCGAAAATGGCCCTGGGTCTGGGGGCCCAAGTCACAATTCTGGATATCAATGTTGACCGGCTCAATCAATTGGAGGCCCTGTTTGGCTCTCGGGTACAACTGCTTTATAGCAACCGGAGTCATCTGGATCATCTATTGCCCCAAACCGATCTCCTGATTGGTGCGGTGCTGGTGCTAGGGAAACGGGCCCCTATTTTGGTTTCTCGGGCCCAGGTGAAAACCATGCGGCCGGGTTCCGTGATCATTGACGTGGCGGTAGACCAAGGCGGCTGTATTGAAACCCTAAAAGTCACCTCCCACAGTCAACCCAGTTACCTGGAAGAGGGAGTTGTTCACGTCGGTATTCCCAATATGCCCGGAGCGGTTCCCTGGACGGCCACCCAGGCGTTGAATAATAGTACGTTACCCTACGTCCTGCAACTGGCCCAGCAGGCCCTGGAGCGTCTTCCCTCCGATAGTCCCCTCGTGAAAGGGGTAAATGTGCAGGCCCATCGGCTTGTCCATTCGGCCGTGCAGTCCGTCTTTCCTGATCTGGTCTAG